In the Triticum urartu cultivar G1812 unplaced genomic scaffold, Tu2.1 TuUngrouped_contig_6287, whole genome shotgun sequence genome, GCAATGAATATTACCTCAGCCTTATTGCCAGGCCCATTTTCCTTCTGAATACAACAATGAAAAAATAATCGAAGGATTCCAAATCTGGCATGACAAATATCTCTTCTCCATTGCTTGCTTGCAGATGAACCCAACAAGGAACATGGCGACTATGAACATCAACAGCAACCATTGCAGAACAATTCAAGTCCTAATAAGAACCGCCAAAAGAATTTGCTACCCGCAAGGAGCAGCGGCTGAACCCTAAACCTAGCAATTCACAGCACCCTCACTGACATGGAATGCGTTCTGCCTCAACTGACCGGTGGACAATTCCACATCTCAGGGCATCATCATAGAGCATTGCTGCTGTTGCCTGAATTCTGCAGAACACCAAAGATCAACTACACAACATACTCGCTCTCAATCACAGGTTTTGTTCGTGTTCCCAACGCTACAGGCGCTTGCGACCGCCCAACCTGCGCCATGCGCAAAGTCTCCCCGACCTCTGCATTTCGTTCCATCACCTCCATCTTCTTTTCCCTTTTATATCTGACGAAACATACCAGAAGCAAAGCCAACAGACCCAATGCAATGACGCCCCCAACAACGCCGACAGCAATCTTCCATGCGTCCGAACTACCCTTATCACGACCACCATTAGTCGGTATCGGTGGGGCAATTGCGCCTGAAGGCCCTGGAGCAGGAGCAACCTCACTGGAGTTCACCACTATGGAGAAGTGCCCTCGGCGATACGTTGCACACACGTTGTTTGCCTCCAAGCCCCGGAACTGTGGCACGCCATCCAGATCAAACCAGACACACTGCGGCGCTGGACTGCCTGGGGGCACCGCCCTCACATTGCTGAAACTCACAGAAATGGGGCTCCC is a window encoding:
- the LOC125530402 gene encoding uncharacterized protein LOC125530402 (The sequence of the model RefSeq protein was modified relative to this genomic sequence to represent the inferred CDS: added 204 bases not found in genome assembly), which encodes MGFLICACLLQLLFLGSSPAAAQSPSPSPSPARALDAMLQGYAYRAFVRPHTGIVYNGTVPADLAGVAVSGLRLRSGSLRRKGFSDYFEFSIPPGVIVQPYVERVVLVYHNLGELSEKYYPLPGYTYLSPILGLLVYDAANLSAAGLSELSIVASGSPISVSFSNVRAVPPGSPAPQCVWFDLDGVPQFRGLEANNVCATYRRGHFSIVVNSSEVAPAPGPSGAIAPPIPTNGGRDKGSSDAWKIAVGVVGGVIALGLLALLLVCFVRYKREKKMEVMERNAEVGETLRMAQVGRSQAPVALGTRTKPVIESEYVV